One Primulina huaijiensis isolate GDHJ02 chromosome 5, ASM1229523v2, whole genome shotgun sequence DNA segment encodes these proteins:
- the LOC140977884 gene encoding uncharacterized protein, with translation MVCFCFLVDQTKKVRRSKPAAGICSRCGGGASVADMKTATRFCYVPFYWRTWRALICTFCGAMLRSYQ, from the coding sequence ATGGTGTGCTTCTGTTTTCTTGTTGATCAAACGAAGAAGGTCAGACGGAGCAAGCCCGCCGCCGGAATATGTTCACGGTGCGGCGGCGGCGCCAGTGTTGCGGACATGAAGACGGCCACCAGGTTCTGCTATGTGCCATTCTACTGGAGAACTTGGAGGGCTCTTATTTGCACCTTTTGTGGTGCCATGTTAAGGTCGTACCAgtaa
- the LOC140977699 gene encoding F-box/kelch-repeat protein At1g26930-like: MVSVGHHMYIIGGRLCRTNLMVLNSVRRYNTRTDSWDICRPLNSPRFNFACTGTLDQAMGISSAKMYGTSLDKWRFLANMSTKRYKCVGATWQGNIHVLGGFAEKGDGSDNAPGPFKTTRSSAEVYDPQQDSDRQGRSWNYTGFCFVFWTGHNSWEFLARMWDLDIPPYQIVAINEKLFSSGDCLMPWKGHIETYNEMENIWNAVQGSHYDSLSQNFTQDDQVGSMRRMYLTMAPIRNQLFFLTGYKVPGEELRLRNEVHVFDTASNWYGWRSFEPVMEEREKELCGHCCVLKKHVS, encoded by the exons ATGGTTTCGGTAGGACACCATATGTACATTATCGGCGGCCGTCTCTGTCGGACCAACTTGATGGTTCTTAACTCCGTTCGCAGGTACAACACGAGGACAGATTCTTGGGACATATGCAGGCCGTTGAATTCACCAAGATTTAACTTCGCCTGCACAGGTACACTAGACCAAGCTATGGGGATTTCATCTGCAAAGATGTATGGCACAAGTTTGGACAAATGGAGATTTCTTGCGAACATGAGTACAAAGAGATACAAATGTGTAGGAGCCACATGGCAAGGGAACATACATGTTTTGGGAGGATTTGCTGAGAAGGGAGATGGAAGTGACAATGCCCCAGGCCCATTTAAAACGACACGAAGTTCTGCGGAAGTCTATGACCCCCAACAAGATAGTGACAGACAGGGGCGGAGCTGGAACTATACAG GTTTTTGTTTTGTCTTTTGGACTGGCCACAACAGTTGGGAATTTCTGGCGAGAATGTGGGATCTTGACATCCCTCCATACCAGATagttgcaatcaatgagaagcTTTTCAGCTCGGGGGACTGTTTGATGCCTTGGAAGGGACATATCGAGACTTATAACGAGATGGAAAATATTTGGAATGCTGTCCAGGGATCTCATTATGACAGTCTTTCGCAAAATTTCACTCAAGATGATCAGGTGGGATCCATGCGGAGGATGTACCTAACGATGGCACCGATAAGGAACCAATTGTTTTTCTTGACGGGGTACAAGGTTCCCGGAGAAGAGTTGCGGCTGAGAAACGAGGTGCACGTCTTTGACACGGCCTCGAACTGGTACGGATGGCGGAGTTTCGAGCCAGTTATGGAGGAAAGGGAAAAGGAGCTTTGCGGGCATTGTTGTGTGCTCAAAAAACATGTTTCTTGA
- the LOC140977700 gene encoding uncharacterized protein has translation MKENVEMIRKRMKAAQDHQTSYANKRRMPLEFQIWAQREASSRYIGPYAIVERIGTLAYRLDLPQSFSAIHDVFHVSMLRKYEPYSSHVLRIDEVKLDSSLSYVEHPVQIIHRKEQQLRNKTIPLVMMQWSTHGREKTT, from the exons atgaaagaaaatgttgaaatgatcaggaaaagaatgaaagcagCTCAGGATCATCAAACCAGCTATGCTAATAAAAGGCGCATGCCTTTAGAATTTCAG ATTTGGGCGCAAAGGGAAGCTAGTTCGCGTTATATTGGTCCATATGCgattgttgagaggattggcacCTTGGCTTATCGTTTGGACTTGCCACAGAGTTTCTCCGCGATACATGATGtatttcatgtatctatgttacggAAGTACGAGCCATATTCTTCTCATGTCTTGAGGATTGATGAGGTGAAGTTGGATAGTTCCCTTAGTTATGTTGAGCATCCAGTGCAAATTATCCATCGTAAAGAGCAGCAACTAAGAAATAAGACAATTCCACTTGTTATGATGCAGTGGAGTACACATGGGAGAGAAAAAACTACATGA
- the LOC140977547 gene encoding uncharacterized protein isoform X2: MAYGSGKEDSPMCDVPGFENTKMKLLRHVSFVDCPGHDILMATMINGAAIMDGALLLIAANESCPQPQTSEHLAAVEIMRLQHIIILQNKVDLLQQNVTMNHYEAIQNFIQGTVADGAPVIPISAQLKYNIDVVCENIVKKIPIPKRNFISPPNMIVIRSFDVNKPGFQVDEIRGGVAGGSILKGCLKVNQFIEVRPGVVVKDKNGNIKCTPIYSRIVSLYAEQNELQFAVPGGLIGVGTTMDPSLTRADRLVGQVLGEVGSLPEVYVELQVKFFLLRRLLGVKTKDAERQHKVSKLAKGEILMLNIGSMSTGARVVAVRNEKLCELQLTSPVCTSEGEKIALSRRIDKHWRLIGWGQIEAGVTLDIPPCPVSANYLVLR; encoded by the exons AT GGCATATGGAAGTGGAAAAGAAGACAGTCCAATGTGTGACGTGCCTGGTTTTGAGAACACCAAGATGAAATTGCTTAGGCATGTTTCTTTTGTTGATTGCCCG ggtcatgataTTCTCATGGCTACAATGATTAATGGTGCGGCAATTATGGATGGAGCTTTGCTTCTCATAGCTGCCAATGAGAGTTGTCCTCAACCTCAGACGTCAGAGCATTTAGCTGCTGTGGAAATTATGCGCCTTCAGCACATCATAATACTTCAAAATAAAGTTGATCTACTACAGCAAAATGTTACCATGAACCACTACGAAGCCATTCAGAATTTCATTCAG GGAACTGTTGCAGATGGTGCACCAGTGATACCAATTTCTGCGCAGCTAAAGTATAATATTGACGTTGTATGTGAAAACATTGTGAAGAAAATCCCCATTCCAAAGAGGAACTTCATTTCACCACCAAATATGATTGTAATCCGGTCGTTTGATGTCAACAAGCCTGGTTTTCAAGTTGATGAAATCCGGGGTGGTGTTGCCGGTGGAAGTATTCTGAAG GGTTGTTTGAAAGTAAATCAATTTATCGAGGTCCGTCCAGGTGTTGTAGTCAAGGACAAAAATGGTAACATCAAGTGCACCCCTATATACTCCAGAATAGTCTCCTTATACGCCGAGCAAAATGAATTACAATTTGCCGTTCCTGGAGGCCTTATTGGGGTTGGAACAACAATGGATCCGTCACTTACACGTGCAGATAGGTTGGTCGGCCAGGTTCTTGGAGAGGTCGGCTCGCTCCCTGAAGTGTACGTTGAACTACAG GTTAAATTCTTTTTGCTGCGTCGGTTGCTGGGAGTTAAGACAAAAGATGCAGAGAGACAGCATAAAGTCTCGAAACTGGCCAAGGGAGAGATCCTTATGTTAAACATAGGATCTATGTCAACAGGGGCTCGTGTTGTTGCTGTCAGGAACGAAAAACTTTGTGAACTACAGCTCACTTCCCCTGTGTGCACCAGCGAGGGAGAGAAAATTGCTCTCAGTCGTAGAATCGACAAGCACTGGCGTCTTATTGGTTGGGGTCAGATTGAAGCAGGTGTTACTCTCGACATACCACCCTGCCCCGTTTCAGCAAACTATCTGGTTTTGAGATAA
- the LOC140977547 gene encoding eukaryotic translation initiation factor 2 subunit gamma-like isoform X1, translated as MVAKMSQNRLMEQDLCKLDVTKLHPLSPEVISRQATINIGTIGHVAHGKSTVVKSISGIHTVRFKNELERNITIKLGYANAKIYKCEDDRCPRPMCYKAYGSGKEDSPMCDVPGFENTKMKLLRHVSFVDCPGHDILMATMINGAAIMDGALLLIAANESCPQPQTSEHLAAVEIMRLQHIIILQNKVDLLQQNVTMNHYEAIQNFIQGTVADGAPVIPISAQLKYNIDVVCENIVKKIPIPKRNFISPPNMIVIRSFDVNKPGFQVDEIRGGVAGGSILKGCLKVNQFIEVRPGVVVKDKNGNIKCTPIYSRIVSLYAEQNELQFAVPGGLIGVGTTMDPSLTRADRLVGQVLGEVGSLPEVYVELQVKFFLLRRLLGVKTKDAERQHKVSKLAKGEILMLNIGSMSTGARVVAVRNEKLCELQLTSPVCTSEGEKIALSRRIDKHWRLIGWGQIEAGVTLDIPPCPVSANYLVLR; from the exons ATGGTTGCAAAAATGTCTCAAAACAGATTGATGGAGCAGGATTTATGTAAGCTAGATGTGACGAAGCTTCATCCACTCTCGCCTGAGGTTATTTCACGACAGGCTACAATAAACATAG GGACGATTGGTCATGTTGCTCACGGAAAGTCAACAGTTGTGAAATCTATCTCTGGTATCCAT ACTGTTCGCTTTAAAAACGAATTGGAGCGTAATATTACCATCAAACTTGGTTATGCCAATGCAAAAATATACAAGTGTGAAGATGATCGATGCCCTCGACCCATGTGCTACAA GGCATATGGAAGTGGAAAAGAAGACAGTCCAATGTGTGACGTGCCTGGTTTTGAGAACACCAAGATGAAATTGCTTAGGCATGTTTCTTTTGTTGATTGCCCG ggtcatgataTTCTCATGGCTACAATGATTAATGGTGCGGCAATTATGGATGGAGCTTTGCTTCTCATAGCTGCCAATGAGAGTTGTCCTCAACCTCAGACGTCAGAGCATTTAGCTGCTGTGGAAATTATGCGCCTTCAGCACATCATAATACTTCAAAATAAAGTTGATCTACTACAGCAAAATGTTACCATGAACCACTACGAAGCCATTCAGAATTTCATTCAG GGAACTGTTGCAGATGGTGCACCAGTGATACCAATTTCTGCGCAGCTAAAGTATAATATTGACGTTGTATGTGAAAACATTGTGAAGAAAATCCCCATTCCAAAGAGGAACTTCATTTCACCACCAAATATGATTGTAATCCGGTCGTTTGATGTCAACAAGCCTGGTTTTCAAGTTGATGAAATCCGGGGTGGTGTTGCCGGTGGAAGTATTCTGAAG GGTTGTTTGAAAGTAAATCAATTTATCGAGGTCCGTCCAGGTGTTGTAGTCAAGGACAAAAATGGTAACATCAAGTGCACCCCTATATACTCCAGAATAGTCTCCTTATACGCCGAGCAAAATGAATTACAATTTGCCGTTCCTGGAGGCCTTATTGGGGTTGGAACAACAATGGATCCGTCACTTACACGTGCAGATAGGTTGGTCGGCCAGGTTCTTGGAGAGGTCGGCTCGCTCCCTGAAGTGTACGTTGAACTACAG GTTAAATTCTTTTTGCTGCGTCGGTTGCTGGGAGTTAAGACAAAAGATGCAGAGAGACAGCATAAAGTCTCGAAACTGGCCAAGGGAGAGATCCTTATGTTAAACATAGGATCTATGTCAACAGGGGCTCGTGTTGTTGCTGTCAGGAACGAAAAACTTTGTGAACTACAGCTCACTTCCCCTGTGTGCACCAGCGAGGGAGAGAAAATTGCTCTCAGTCGTAGAATCGACAAGCACTGGCGTCTTATTGGTTGGGGTCAGATTGAAGCAGGTGTTACTCTCGACATACCACCCTGCCCCGTTTCAGCAAACTATCTGGTTTTGAGATAA